A portion of the Nitrospira sp. genome contains these proteins:
- the rpe gene encoding ribulose-phosphate 3-epimerase, translating to MTRPVRIAPSILSADFARLAEEVAAVERGGADFLHVDVMDGHFVPNLTVGPPIVASLKKVTKLPLDVHLMITNPDAFIPEFAAAGADYLTVHVEACPHLHRTVQLIKEHGVKAGVTLNPATSLRTLDEILPDVDLVLIMSVNPGFGGQKFIDSCLQKVANARQMLDHAGSQALLEVDGGIKVDNAGRILAAGAEVLVAGSAVFSSLDYGATIAALRAAEQPASSHR from the coding sequence ATGACCAGACCTGTCCGTATCGCTCCCTCGATTCTGTCGGCTGACTTTGCGCGACTAGCGGAGGAAGTCGCCGCCGTAGAGCGCGGAGGTGCGGATTTTCTGCATGTGGACGTCATGGACGGCCACTTCGTTCCCAATTTGACCGTCGGCCCCCCGATCGTGGCATCCCTGAAAAAAGTGACCAAGCTGCCGCTGGATGTTCATCTGATGATTACGAACCCGGATGCCTTCATCCCGGAGTTTGCCGCCGCGGGGGCCGACTACCTGACCGTGCATGTGGAGGCCTGTCCTCATCTCCACCGGACTGTCCAGCTGATCAAAGAGCACGGAGTCAAGGCCGGGGTGACCTTGAACCCTGCGACCTCGCTGCGCACGCTGGATGAAATTCTTCCGGATGTGGATTTAGTTCTCATCATGTCGGTCAATCCGGGTTTCGGCGGGCAGAAATTCATCGACTCCTGTCTCCAGAAGGTCGCGAACGCCAGGCAAATGCTGGATCATGCCGGAAGCCAGGCCCTCCTGGAAGTCGACGGCGGCATCAAAGTGGACAACGCCGGCCGCATTCTGGCTGCCGGCGCGGAGGTGCTGGTGGCAGGCTCGGCAGTCTTCTCCAGCCTGGACTACGGCGCCACCATCGCGGCATTGCGAGCCGCCGAGCAGCCGGCCTCATCCCATCGATAG
- the rpmI gene encoding 50S ribosomal protein L35, producing the protein MKVKVKSHSGASKRFHKTGTGKFVRKKAGKRHILTSKNRERKRRLSGSVVVDPTKAAALARLLPYQ; encoded by the coding sequence ATGAAGGTGAAGGTGAAATCCCATAGCGGAGCCAGCAAGCGGTTTCACAAGACCGGCACCGGGAAATTCGTCCGAAAGAAGGCAGGAAAGCGACATATTCTGACCAGCAAGAATCGCGAGCGGAAGCGCCGCTTGAGCGGGTCGGTCGTCGTGGACCCGACGAAGGCCGCCGCGCTGGCGCGCCTGCTCCCGTATCAGTAG
- the rplT gene encoding 50S ribosomal protein L20 produces the protein MPRVKGGPKTRARRKKRLKLAKGQYGAKSRLFRSATESVDKGQQYAYTGRKNRKRDFRQLWIARISAATRAHGLSYGRFISALRKANVLLDRKVLSDMAIKDTTGFEQLIGLAKKQLAPAGA, from the coding sequence ATGCCTCGCGTAAAAGGTGGGCCGAAAACACGGGCCAGAAGGAAGAAGCGGCTGAAGCTTGCCAAAGGCCAATACGGAGCCAAGAGCCGGCTGTTCCGGTCGGCGACCGAATCCGTCGATAAGGGCCAGCAATATGCGTATACGGGCAGGAAGAACCGGAAACGGGACTTCCGGCAACTGTGGATCGCGCGGATCAGCGCCGCGACCAGAGCGCACGGCTTGTCCTATGGTCGCTTTATCAGTGCCTTGAGAAAGGCCAATGTGTTGCTTGATCGCAAGGTCCTCTCGGACATGGCCATCAAGGACACGACCGGATTCGAGCAGTTGATCGGGTTGGCCAAGAAGCAGCTGGCACCAGCCGGCGCATGA
- the pheT gene encoding phenylalanine--tRNA ligase subunit beta: MPTITIFRQDFEQLLAGPAKPPSPVTLEQLDEWLMLVKGELKGQSPDTGELRIELQDSNRPDLWCCEGIARQIRIKQAGTSAPYGFLSLRKPPAKQIVVGAGLEELRPYVAACTATGYQVTREGLAQLIQTQEKLAEIFGRKRRTVSIGLYRLPAIKFPVSYEAVAPESARFIPLGMTTVMTLGEMLLVHPKGLEFGGIVAGKDQVPLLLDAEGQILSFPPIINSREIGEVRVGDDALFVEVTGTDLPMVILTLNILAANLADRGAAIEPVEVVYPFKTELGQRVVTPRDLGRERTLSLATIERALGQAMDARDVSHALESYGYEVKVGQEDVTVRLPLYRHDLMHPMDLVEDVAISRGFSEFLPVMPSQFTVGGLSRLETLSDCARGLMVGMGFQEIISNILGSPQLLSDAMRLNGTEWGRLVEVDNVMSQNFSALRQWMLPSLLRVEAASSRAFFPHRLFEAGEIARPDPAHELGADTVMVLGALIAHADANFSEIHSCLDALLYYLDRAYKLESVQHPSFLDGRAGRIVGEDGVVLGLVGELHPEVLEHWQITVPAVSFEIDLSAFDKQP, translated from the coding sequence ATGCCGACGATTACGATCTTCAGACAGGATTTCGAACAGCTGCTGGCCGGCCCGGCCAAGCCTCCGTCACCGGTGACCCTCGAGCAGCTGGACGAGTGGCTGATGTTGGTCAAGGGGGAACTCAAGGGGCAGAGCCCCGACACCGGCGAACTGCGGATCGAACTGCAGGACAGTAATCGACCCGATCTGTGGTGTTGTGAAGGCATCGCGCGACAAATCCGCATCAAGCAAGCCGGAACCAGCGCTCCCTATGGGTTTCTGTCCCTTCGGAAGCCGCCGGCGAAACAGATCGTGGTCGGAGCGGGTTTGGAAGAGTTGAGACCCTATGTGGCCGCTTGCACGGCGACCGGGTATCAGGTCACCAGGGAGGGGCTGGCGCAGCTGATCCAGACGCAGGAAAAATTGGCGGAGATCTTCGGACGCAAGCGCCGCACGGTCTCCATCGGCTTGTACCGTTTACCCGCGATCAAGTTTCCGGTTTCCTATGAAGCCGTGGCGCCTGAGAGCGCCAGATTTATCCCACTGGGGATGACGACCGTGATGACGCTCGGCGAGATGCTGCTGGTTCATCCCAAGGGGCTGGAGTTCGGCGGCATTGTTGCGGGAAAAGACCAGGTTCCGTTGCTCCTGGACGCCGAGGGACAGATTCTGTCATTCCCTCCGATCATCAACAGCAGGGAAATCGGCGAGGTCCGTGTGGGCGACGACGCCCTGTTCGTCGAAGTGACGGGGACCGACCTTCCAATGGTCATCCTGACCCTCAATATTCTTGCAGCCAACCTCGCCGACCGGGGAGCCGCGATCGAGCCTGTGGAAGTGGTCTATCCGTTCAAGACGGAATTGGGGCAGCGAGTGGTGACGCCGCGGGACTTGGGTCGAGAGCGGACGCTCTCCCTCGCCACCATCGAACGGGCGCTCGGGCAAGCGATGGACGCACGGGACGTGAGTCACGCGTTGGAGAGTTACGGCTACGAGGTGAAGGTGGGACAGGAAGACGTCACCGTGCGGCTTCCGCTCTACCGCCATGACCTCATGCACCCCATGGATCTGGTGGAGGATGTGGCGATCAGCCGGGGATTCTCCGAGTTTCTTCCCGTCATGCCGTCCCAATTCACGGTCGGCGGCCTGTCGCGCCTGGAGACGCTGTCCGATTGCGCGAGGGGCTTGATGGTCGGCATGGGCTTCCAGGAAATCATCTCAAACATTCTCGGCTCTCCCCAGTTGCTGTCCGATGCCATGCGATTGAACGGAACGGAATGGGGACGATTGGTGGAGGTCGACAATGTCATGTCGCAGAACTTCTCGGCGTTGCGCCAGTGGATGTTGCCGTCGTTGCTGCGGGTAGAAGCCGCGTCCAGCCGGGCGTTTTTCCCCCACCGACTCTTCGAAGCGGGTGAGATCGCGCGGCCTGATCCGGCTCACGAGTTGGGGGCCGACACGGTGATGGTGCTCGGCGCTCTGATCGCGCATGCGGACGCGAATTTTTCCGAGATCCACTCCTGTCTGGACGCGCTGCTGTACTATCTCGACCGGGCTTACAAGCTGGAATCGGTCCAGCATCCCTCGTTTCTCGATGGGCGGGCCGGTCGTATCGTGGGCGAGGACGGCGTGGTGCTGGGGCTCGTCGGGGAGCTACATCCAGAGGTGCTCGAACACTGGCAAATCACCGTTCCAGCCGTCTCCTTCGAGATCGACCTCTCGGCCTTCGACAAACAGCCGTGA
- the thrS gene encoding threonine--tRNA ligase, whose amino-acid sequence MGTLHKPMKVVLKNGQGLTIERGESVQTALSSLGALDSQVLAAKVNGQVVDLSKPLSSDATIEPLRFDSAEGREVYRHSSTHIMAQAVKELFPSAQLTIGPALEDGFYYDFAFDRPFTPEDLAKIEERVGEIIRRNLTISRREFSKPEAIEFFRSRGEQYKVELIQGFPDGESITAYTQGDFVDLCRGPHLPSTGHVGSLKLLTTAGAYWRGDERNPMLQRIYGTSFPTQTELDAHLARLEEIKRRDHRKVGKELDLISVQDEIGPGLVLWHPKGAAIRLLIENFWREQHIKDGYELVYSPHVARLDLWKTSGHVDYYRENMFTSMKLEGSEYQLKPMNCPYHIMIYKSRLRSYRDLPVRYGELGTVYRYERTGVLHGLLRVRGFTQDDAHLFCRPDQIEAEVSRVLDFTFFMLRTFGFAEFEVFLSTRPKESVGGDEHWSLATSALEAALKSRNIAYQLDAGGGAFYGPKIDIKIKDALGRSWQCSTVQVDFNNPERFELSYIGEDGKAHQPIMIHRALLGSIERFFGILIEHYGGAFPAWLAPVQAVVMAITDNQREYAAKVAAELKAAGFRADADLRNEKIGLKIREAERAKIPFMFVVGDREVQSGMVSVRGRSGANLGSMTIAGVLDLLRREADRTGQQLSLTS is encoded by the coding sequence ATGGGCACATTGCATAAGCCGATGAAAGTCGTATTGAAAAACGGTCAGGGGCTGACGATCGAACGTGGTGAATCCGTTCAAACCGCGCTCTCATCCCTGGGCGCGTTGGACTCGCAAGTTCTCGCCGCCAAAGTCAACGGTCAGGTGGTGGATCTCTCGAAACCGCTGTCCAGTGATGCCACAATCGAACCGCTGCGTTTTGACAGTGCGGAAGGGCGCGAGGTGTATCGGCACAGCAGCACGCACATCATGGCTCAGGCCGTCAAGGAGCTGTTTCCGTCCGCGCAACTGACGATTGGCCCCGCGCTCGAGGACGGCTTTTATTATGATTTTGCCTTCGATCGTCCCTTCACTCCCGAAGACCTGGCCAAGATCGAAGAGCGGGTCGGGGAAATCATTCGACGCAATCTGACCATTAGCAGACGGGAGTTCAGCAAACCCGAGGCGATCGAATTCTTCCGCTCGCGGGGAGAGCAGTACAAGGTGGAACTCATCCAAGGATTCCCGGACGGTGAGTCGATCACGGCCTACACGCAGGGAGATTTCGTCGATCTTTGCCGTGGCCCCCATCTTCCCAGCACCGGACATGTCGGCTCGCTCAAGCTGTTGACCACGGCGGGAGCCTACTGGCGTGGCGACGAGCGCAATCCGATGCTGCAACGGATCTACGGTACGTCCTTTCCGACGCAGACTGAATTGGATGCTCACCTTGCGCGCCTGGAGGAAATCAAGCGTCGCGACCACCGGAAAGTCGGTAAGGAGCTGGATCTGATCTCGGTTCAGGACGAGATCGGCCCGGGCCTTGTCCTATGGCACCCGAAGGGGGCGGCGATCCGGTTGCTGATCGAGAACTTCTGGCGCGAACAGCACATCAAGGATGGTTACGAACTGGTGTACTCCCCGCACGTCGCCCGGCTCGATCTGTGGAAAACCAGCGGACATGTGGACTATTACCGCGAGAACATGTTCACGTCCATGAAGCTGGAGGGAAGCGAATACCAGCTGAAGCCGATGAACTGTCCGTACCACATCATGATCTACAAATCTCGGCTTCGGAGCTACCGCGATTTGCCCGTCCGATACGGAGAACTCGGAACCGTCTACCGCTACGAACGGACGGGAGTGCTTCACGGCCTGTTGCGAGTGAGGGGGTTCACCCAGGACGATGCCCATCTCTTTTGCCGGCCCGACCAAATTGAAGCCGAGGTCAGTCGTGTCCTCGACTTCACCTTCTTCATGCTACGGACGTTCGGATTCGCCGAGTTTGAAGTCTTCCTGTCCACCAGGCCGAAGGAATCGGTCGGTGGCGACGAGCATTGGAGCTTGGCTACAAGCGCGCTCGAGGCGGCCTTGAAGAGCCGGAACATCGCCTATCAACTGGATGCGGGCGGCGGCGCCTTTTACGGCCCCAAGATCGACATCAAGATCAAGGATGCCTTGGGACGATCGTGGCAATGCTCAACCGTGCAGGTGGATTTCAACAATCCGGAGCGGTTTGAATTGAGTTACATCGGAGAGGACGGCAAGGCTCATCAGCCCATCATGATTCACCGCGCGCTTCTCGGCTCGATCGAACGGTTCTTCGGCATCTTGATCGAACATTACGGCGGCGCATTTCCAGCCTGGCTGGCGCCGGTACAAGCCGTGGTGATGGCCATCACCGACAACCAACGCGAGTATGCCGCCAAGGTCGCGGCTGAGTTGAAGGCAGCCGGTTTCCGCGCAGACGCCGATCTCCGCAACGAGAAGATCGGCCTCAAGATCAGAGAGGCGGAACGAGCCAAGATCCCCTTCATGTTCGTGGTCGGCGACCGCGAAGTACAGAGCGGCATGGTTTCCGTGCGCGGACGCAGCGGCGCCAATCTTGGGAGTATGACGATCGCCGGGGTGTTGGACCTTCTCCGCCGCGAGGCCGACCGGACCGGACAGCAACTTTCACTCACATCATGA
- the infC gene encoding translation initiation factor IF-3: MNREIRVREVRVIGPEGEQLGILPTPEAFRQAQEGGYDLVEVAPTSAPPVCRIMDYGKYKYELSKKDHQNRRHQKSTQVKEIKLRPRTDKHDLEIKVRQIKSFLEEGNKTKITLTFRGREMANQEMGRSLMSSVIEQLSETGTIEYAPRMEGRSLIMIVAPKS, from the coding sequence GTGAACCGCGAAATCAGAGTGCGTGAGGTCAGAGTGATCGGCCCGGAGGGCGAGCAGCTCGGGATTCTGCCAACCCCGGAAGCGTTTCGGCAGGCGCAGGAAGGCGGCTACGATCTGGTGGAAGTCGCACCCACCTCGGCTCCGCCCGTCTGTCGCATCATGGACTACGGGAAGTACAAGTATGAGTTGAGCAAGAAGGATCACCAGAACCGGCGCCATCAAAAATCGACCCAGGTGAAGGAAATCAAGCTTCGTCCCAGAACGGACAAGCATGACCTGGAGATCAAGGTTCGACAAATCAAGTCGTTTCTGGAAGAGGGAAACAAGACCAAGATCACACTGACCTTCCGGGGACGTGAGATGGCCAACCAGGAGATGGGCCGCTCGCTCATGAGCTCGGTCATCGAGCAACTGTCCGAGACCGGCACGATCGAATATGCACCCAGGATGGAAGGCCGGAGCCTCATCATGATCGTCGCCCCCAAGAGCTGA
- a CDS encoding phenylalanine--tRNA ligase subunit alpha, translating to MDITAVIDSLHPLEIRVLAAFSERRDRAVETEQLATVAGLEASQISMAVEWLLAKSLLAVENETVTPIVSLTKTGEQYFEKQSPIELVLSVAREAAGTGKRLTIQDLQTREGLEPSDVSGAIGALKKEGALLIVQGGCLESTGRPSQTAETLRGLLQQLRSGPRALTTFSDLQQRVIDAHAVKRGKIKEPFRVDDRVTRWLKPTTEGFDALKHLSRQNTAEEVSQLTPELLKEGGWRTKRFRKYTISLRAPRIAPGRRHPYREFLDTVKIKLVSMGFQEMRGSLVETEFWDMDALFMPQFHPARDIHDVYFVKHPTHAKGLAEPYLTRVKEVHERGGNTGSTGWGYAFDLKRASRLVLRSQGTAVSAHRLASNPLVPGKYFSIARCFRYDQVDATHATDFFQVEGIVLGDDINFRTLLGLLNLFAREVAQAKEVKFLPAYFPFTEPSVELHVRHPRLGWIELGGAGLFRPEVATPLGIHVPVIAWGLGLDRMAMVALGIHDIRELFTDNLDLIRSTRGAV from the coding sequence GTGGATATCACTGCTGTCATCGATAGTCTGCATCCCCTGGAAATCAGGGTCCTCGCGGCCTTTTCGGAACGCCGCGACCGCGCGGTGGAAACAGAGCAGCTGGCCACGGTTGCCGGACTGGAGGCTTCACAAATCAGCATGGCGGTTGAGTGGCTGTTGGCCAAGTCACTCCTCGCCGTTGAGAACGAAACCGTGACTCCCATCGTGTCGTTGACCAAGACCGGTGAGCAATATTTCGAGAAACAGTCGCCGATCGAGCTGGTCTTGTCCGTCGCGCGCGAGGCGGCCGGGACCGGCAAACGCCTCACGATCCAAGATCTGCAGACCCGAGAAGGTTTGGAGCCGTCGGACGTGAGCGGAGCCATCGGGGCCTTGAAAAAAGAAGGTGCCCTCTTGATCGTTCAAGGCGGATGCCTTGAGTCGACGGGACGACCGAGCCAGACCGCCGAAACGTTGCGAGGGCTGCTCCAGCAACTCCGCAGCGGTCCCCGAGCCTTAACGACGTTCTCCGACCTCCAGCAGCGGGTGATTGATGCGCATGCCGTCAAGCGGGGGAAGATCAAGGAGCCGTTTCGGGTAGACGATCGCGTGACTCGGTGGCTGAAGCCGACCACCGAGGGCTTTGATGCGCTGAAGCACCTGTCCCGCCAGAACACGGCCGAGGAAGTCTCGCAACTGACGCCTGAACTCCTGAAAGAAGGCGGCTGGAGGACGAAGCGGTTCCGCAAGTACACCATCAGCTTGAGGGCACCCAGGATCGCTCCAGGGAGGCGTCACCCCTATCGCGAATTTCTCGATACGGTCAAGATCAAGCTCGTCAGTATGGGCTTTCAGGAAATGCGGGGGTCGCTCGTGGAAACCGAGTTCTGGGACATGGACGCGCTGTTCATGCCGCAGTTCCACCCGGCCCGGGATATTCACGACGTCTATTTCGTGAAACATCCCACGCATGCCAAAGGTCTTGCGGAACCCTATCTCACTCGTGTGAAGGAGGTCCATGAGCGCGGCGGGAATACCGGTTCAACCGGCTGGGGTTATGCGTTCGATCTCAAGCGGGCAAGTCGGTTGGTCTTGCGGAGCCAAGGTACGGCGGTCTCCGCCCACCGGTTGGCGTCTAATCCCCTGGTTCCGGGGAAGTATTTTTCAATTGCGCGCTGCTTCCGCTATGACCAGGTCGATGCGACCCATGCGACGGACTTTTTCCAGGTCGAAGGGATCGTGCTGGGCGACGACATCAATTTTCGCACCTTGCTCGGCCTCCTGAACCTCTTCGCGCGGGAAGTCGCGCAGGCAAAGGAAGTCAAGTTCCTCCCGGCCTATTTTCCTTTTACGGAGCCTTCGGTGGAGCTGCACGTACGCCACCCGCGACTCGGCTGGATCGAACTCGGCGGTGCCGGGTTGTTCCGTCCGGAGGTGGCCACGCCGCTCGGTATCCACGTGCCGGTGATTGCATGGGGGTTAGGGCTCGACCGCATGGCAATGGTGGCGCTGGGCATTCATGACATCCGCGAACTGTTCACCGACAATCTCGATCTGATCCGCTCCACGCGCGGCGCAGTCTAA
- a CDS encoding Rrf2 family transcriptional regulator: MKVSLRSTYGIMAAVDLAMHSGVLPVQAKSIAKRQGIPARFLEQVLHAMKKAGLVSSQRGAQGGYVLSKKPADLSVAEVLEALDGPFLSSGGLNGRPHSQRMTKSDLLLKKVWERVHEAERHVLEGVTIDELAGKQRVLDQQRTLMYHI; the protein is encoded by the coding sequence ATGAAGGTATCTCTTCGATCTACCTATGGAATTATGGCTGCCGTTGATCTGGCCATGCATAGCGGAGTCCTTCCGGTTCAGGCGAAGTCGATCGCCAAGCGGCAAGGCATTCCTGCGCGTTTTCTCGAACAGGTACTGCACGCGATGAAGAAAGCTGGGTTGGTGTCCAGTCAACGCGGCGCCCAAGGCGGATATGTGCTATCGAAGAAACCGGCAGATCTGTCCGTTGCTGAAGTGCTGGAGGCATTGGATGGCCCCTTCCTCAGCTCGGGCGGATTGAACGGCCGTCCGCATTCTCAACGAATGACGAAGTCGGATCTCTTGCTCAAAAAAGTATGGGAACGAGTTCACGAGGCAGAGCGCCACGTTTTGGAAGGCGTCACCATCGATGAGCTGGCCGGGAAGCAACGCGTCCTCGATCAACAACGTACCCTTATGTATCACATCTGA
- the rsmB gene encoding 16S rRNA (cytosine(967)-C(5))-methyltransferase RsmB, with the protein MPADSRPAPLAHRPSARSTALAVLVESTQSDDPVDGILERACAPIGHDARERALTVELVYGVLRHQGTIDWRLEPVLDKSMQKLPRLIQMLLRMAAYQLLSLDRIPHSAAVNESVRLAKVNVPVLGRDWSGFVNAVLRALLRNPVAPWPSMADDPVHSLSVRYSVPEWLSRRWIHRLGSDAAEAACAHSVTIPPVTIRVNRLKSTRDDLLERLRRSGVSASPTSVSPLGITVESRGPITSLPGFSEGCFYVEDEAAQLIPPLLGASSGESILDACAAPGGKTTHLAELIGDRGTILALDKHGTRLDVVAANCARLGLRSVRPITGDARYRDGWQRAASTPLARAEVRHDLFDRILVDAPCSGFGVLRRHPEAKWRKHSAALVRYQKLQLEILDALSATLRPGGALVYSTCSTEPEETEDVIARFLNSHADFHRESLAPWLSGEAQDFLTSQGDLTTENNRYAMDVFYASRLRKRDS; encoded by the coding sequence ATGCCCGCCGATTCCAGACCTGCTCCCCTCGCGCACAGGCCCTCCGCACGATCGACCGCATTAGCCGTATTGGTGGAATCGACACAGTCGGACGATCCCGTCGATGGGATTCTGGAGCGGGCCTGCGCGCCGATAGGCCATGATGCGCGAGAACGGGCCCTAACGGTGGAACTCGTCTACGGCGTGCTCAGACATCAAGGAACGATCGACTGGAGATTGGAGCCGGTTCTCGACAAGTCGATGCAGAAGCTACCGCGGCTGATTCAGATGCTTCTCCGAATGGCTGCCTATCAGCTCCTCTCTCTCGATCGCATCCCTCACTCGGCGGCGGTCAACGAGTCGGTCCGGCTGGCCAAAGTCAATGTTCCGGTCCTGGGAAGGGATTGGAGCGGCTTCGTCAACGCCGTTCTCCGCGCCCTGCTTCGAAATCCCGTTGCGCCCTGGCCTTCCATGGCGGACGATCCCGTCCACTCGCTCTCCGTGCGTTATTCCGTTCCAGAATGGCTGAGCCGTCGATGGATCCATCGGCTCGGGTCTGACGCGGCCGAGGCTGCCTGCGCCCACTCCGTCACTATTCCACCCGTGACGATCAGGGTTAATCGGCTCAAGTCGACGCGTGATGACCTTCTTGAGCGGCTTCGACGAAGCGGGGTATCGGCCTCCCCGACCAGCGTGAGCCCGCTGGGTATCACGGTCGAGTCGCGCGGGCCCATCACGTCTCTCCCGGGATTTTCGGAAGGCTGCTTCTATGTCGAAGACGAAGCAGCCCAGCTCATCCCTCCCCTTCTCGGCGCGAGTTCAGGTGAGTCGATCCTTGATGCCTGTGCGGCGCCGGGAGGAAAGACGACTCATTTGGCCGAATTGATTGGAGATCGAGGGACCATCTTGGCCCTCGATAAGCACGGAACGAGGCTCGACGTCGTCGCTGCCAATTGCGCGAGACTCGGATTGCGGAGTGTCAGGCCGATTACCGGCGACGCTCGATACAGGGATGGATGGCAACGTGCGGCCTCAACTCCGCTTGCTCGCGCCGAAGTCCGACATGACCTGTTCGATCGTATCCTTGTCGATGCTCCCTGCAGCGGATTCGGAGTCTTGCGCCGGCACCCTGAGGCGAAGTGGCGGAAGCACAGCGCTGCGCTCGTCCGCTATCAAAAGCTACAGCTGGAGATCCTCGATGCCCTCAGTGCCACCTTGCGACCCGGCGGTGCGCTGGTCTATAGTACCTGCTCGACTGAGCCGGAAGAGACGGAAGACGTTATCGCGAGATTCCTCAATTCTCATGCGGACTTCCATCGCGAGTCCCTTGCTCCGTGGCTGTCAGGCGAGGCGCAGGATTTCCTGACCAGTCAGGGAGACCTGACCACGGAGAATAACCGGTACGCGATGGATGTCTTCTATGCCTCGCGCCTCAGGAAACGAGATTCATGA
- a CDS encoding helix-turn-helix domain-containing protein — protein MTLSPSVFSVLLLSGDSDIQTQFKQAFKDASLTTAKDAAALPKDSTERIFDAVILEAKPGTHDAVSALPRHLDLTQALIITGTRTALRRASKFMQALNRSRHGAANGQAAPSLEDFIERKMGDFVKGMRNGSGRNLHPMLISAIERPLITRALQETKGNQIQAAELLGLNRNTLRKKIHDLHIPVKRGRPARVRDVEPTAC, from the coding sequence ATGACACTCTCTCCATCGGTTTTCAGCGTTCTGCTGCTGAGCGGTGACTCGGATATTCAGACTCAGTTCAAGCAGGCGTTCAAAGACGCATCCCTAACCACCGCAAAGGACGCTGCAGCCTTACCAAAGGACTCGACCGAGCGGATCTTTGACGCGGTCATTCTTGAGGCAAAGCCTGGGACCCATGATGCCGTGTCGGCTTTACCCCGTCATCTCGATCTCACGCAGGCGCTCATCATCACCGGCACTCGTACGGCGCTGCGTCGCGCCTCGAAATTCATGCAGGCCCTCAATCGATCCAGGCACGGCGCCGCCAACGGACAGGCGGCGCCCTCCCTCGAAGACTTTATCGAGCGAAAGATGGGCGACTTCGTCAAGGGCATGCGGAATGGATCGGGGAGGAATCTCCATCCCATGCTGATTTCGGCCATCGAACGACCGCTGATCACCAGGGCGCTCCAAGAAACCAAGGGCAACCAGATCCAAGCGGCTGAGTTGCTGGGTCTGAACCGTAATACGTTGCGGAAAAAGATTCACGATCTGCATATTCCCGTGAAGCGGGGACGGCCCGCCCGCGTGCGCGACGTAGAGCCCACAGCCTGCTAA
- a CDS encoding HU family DNA-binding protein has product MTKEEVIAKMAASAGITKVAAGNALQAFTGAVTSSLKKGQRVSLVNFGTFTISRRKARLGRNPRTGETLRIPAAKVPKFSAGKVLKSAVR; this is encoded by the coding sequence ATGACTAAAGAAGAAGTGATTGCAAAAATGGCCGCGTCCGCCGGAATCACCAAAGTGGCGGCGGGAAATGCTCTCCAAGCCTTTACCGGAGCCGTCACCTCCTCCCTGAAAAAGGGTCAGCGCGTTTCCCTGGTGAATTTCGGCACCTTCACCATCTCTCGGCGAAAGGCACGCCTGGGCCGCAATCCAAGAACCGGCGAGACGCTCCGGATCCCGGCTGCAAAGGTGCCGAAGTTTTCTGCTGGAAAGGTGTTGAAGTCGGCGGTCCGCTGA